The genomic window GGCCCAGAGCAACGAGGGCCACTACCACCTCACCGACGCGATCCTCGACGTCGCCGACGACTTCGACGTGTCCGAGGTGTACGCGCTCGGCGGCGTTCCCACGGGCGAACTGATCGAGGAGTACGACGTGCTCGGCGCCGCTAGCGGCGAGGAAATCGTCGAGACGCTCGAAGAACACGGCGTCGAGTTCCGCGAGGACGAGCCCGCCGGCGGGATCGTCGGCGTCAGCGGCCTGCTGCTGGGCATGGGCGCCCGCCGCGGCCTCGACGCCGCGTGCCTGATGGGCGAGACGTCTGGCTACCTCGTCGATCCGAAGTCCGCCCAGGCCGTGCTGGAGGTTCTGGAGGCCGTCCTCGACGTCGAGGTCGACGACGAGGACCTCGAGGACCGTGCCGACGAGATGGAGGAGGTCGTCGGGAAGATCCGCGAGATGGAACAACAGCAGCAGGCGCCGGCGCCGACCGAGGACGACCTGCGGTACATCGGATAGGACCCGCCTCGCTGCGACCCCACGCACTTTTCACCGATTCCGCGCAACGGTCGGCCATGACGCTGGATCGGGTCCACTTCCGCGGCATCGCCAGGCACGCCCGGCGGATCAGCCGCGGCATCGACGAGCGCGAACACCAGCGGTTCGCCGAGACGGTCTGGAAGGAGTTCCTCGACCCGCTCCGCGACGACGACGGCCGCGCAGTCCTGCGGCCACTCGACGACCAGGAGCTTCGCGAGATCGACCTCGAGGTCGCCGCGTTGCGAGACCCGGTCTTCGAGACCGCCCACGGCCTCGACTCGGGCACGATCAACCCGACCTCCTACAAGAACGGGCTCGTGCTCGACGTCGCACAGGCCGCGATGGCAGCCGAGCCGTCGGATCTCGACCTCCACCGCCAGCGATCCCTCATCACGACGGTCCACTCCGGCGACCTCGCGAGCGTCGAGGAGATCGAGGAGCGCCTCGACGAGGGCAACACCCACAGCCAGCTCCTCCGCGCGCCCCAGGTCCCGCGCTTCGAGGAGAGCGTGGTGCACGAACTCTCCCTGTACCTCGCGGAGAGCCAACACGCACTCGCACACTTCGACGCCGTAGAGGACCTGCTCGTCCTCGACGGACCGATCTACCCGAAGGGGATGCTCAACTGGGCCGATCGCGCGCCGGAACTCCGGGACCTCCTCTACGACGAACCCGAGCCGCGTGACGTCATCGAGAACTACGTCCACCTGGTCGAGCGAGCCGTCGATCGCGAGGTGCCAGTCATCGGCTTCGTGAAGAACCCCGCGACGAAGGCGATCACCCGTACCCTCCGCGAGCGCGGGGAGCAGGCGCCGTGGGTCGGCGACACTGCGCTGTTCACCCGGCTGCTCGAACGCGGCGAGTTCGTCGAGACCGTCGACGAGCACGGGGAGACCCACCGCGAACGCCGGCGGGACACCGACGCGCTGACCTACACCTCCTGGTTCCGCTCCCGCGGCGGCGCGGACCGACTCCTCGCCGGCAATGGCGACCCCGGAACGGGGACGACCGATCCGGGCGCCTTCGGCATCGACCGCGAACTCGACCCCGAGGCCTACGAGGTCACCTTCTTCGCGCTTTATGACCCTCGCGACGACCTCCTCTACCGGATCGAGGCGCCGCTCGCGCTCACGGAGGACGAGGACTGCCGCAGCGCGCTCACCGACTTCGTCCTCCGGGAGGTCGCCGCGGAGCGCGGTCCACCGACCGCGGTCGCGAAGGCGGATTCGCTGGCGAGGATCGGACAGCGCAGCACGAACGACCTCAGAGACGCCCTCGCCGAAGCCTTCGGCACAGACCGGATGCGGGACTACGACGACC from Salinarchaeum sp. Harcht-Bsk1 includes these protein-coding regions:
- a CDS encoding proteasome assembly chaperone family protein, producing MDEFEIERPAEVDLEDAVLVEGLPGVGHVGKLAAEHLRDELDAETVRRIHSEHFPPQVTVGDDGVASLAAAEFHAVSTEGRDLLLLTGDHQAQSNEGHYHLTDAILDVADDFDVSEVYALGGVPTGELIEEYDVLGAASGEEIVETLEEHGVEFREDEPAGGIVGVSGLLLGMGARRGLDAACLMGETSGYLVDPKSAQAVLEVLEAVLDVEVDDEDLEDRADEMEEVVGKIREMEQQQQAPAPTEDDLRYIG
- a CDS encoding DNA double-strand break repair nuclease NurA; translation: MTLDRVHFRGIARHARRISRGIDEREHQRFAETVWKEFLDPLRDDDGRAVLRPLDDQELREIDLEVAALRDPVFETAHGLDSGTINPTSYKNGLVLDVAQAAMAAEPSDLDLHRQRSLITTVHSGDLASVEEIEERLDEGNTHSQLLRAPQVPRFEESVVHELSLYLAESQHALAHFDAVEDLLVLDGPIYPKGMLNWADRAPELRDLLYDEPEPRDVIENYVHLVERAVDREVPVIGFVKNPATKAITRTLRERGEQAPWVGDTALFTRLLERGEFVETVDEHGETHRERRRDTDALTYTSWFRSRGGADRLLAGNGDPGTGTTDPGAFGIDRELDPEAYEVTFFALYDPRDDLLYRIEAPLALTEDEDCRSALTDFVLREVAAERGPPTAVAKADSLARIGQRSTNDLRDALAEAFGTDRMRDYDDRRWGGEVG